The nucleotide sequence AAGCACAAAACCGCCTGGAGGACCCCGAACGTGCGGTGCGGGAACGGGTCTTCGCCGCCTACGAACGGGCCTGGGACTCGCTTGCCCACGTCGGCGCGCAGATCCTCAACCACCTGGCCGGCTACCGCCTCACCCTCTACCGCCTGCGCGGTTGGGATGATTTCCTCCGCGAACCCTTGGAGATGAACCGCCTCACGCGCCCGACCCTCGAAGCGATGTGGGCGGCCGTGGAAGCAGAAAAGCCGACCCTCGTCCGCTACCTCAAGGCGAAGGCGGATCTCCTCGGCCTCGAAGCGCTTGCCTGGTATGACGTGGACGCCCCCGTGTTGCGCCGGCCGTCGGCCGAAGAGCAAAAGGTCCCCTATGCGGAAGCGCGGCGGACGATCGTCCGAAACTTTTCCGCCGTCGATCCCGAGTGGGGGGCGCTCGCCCTTCGCGCCTTCCGCGAAGGGTGGATCGAGGCGGAAGACCGCCCAGGAAAGCGGGCAGGAGGGTTTTGCACGAGCTTTCCGATCACCGGCGTCTCGCGCATCTTCCTCACCTACGGGGGAACGAAGGGGAGCTTCGCCACTCTCGCCCACGAACTCGGCCACGCCTACCACCAATGGGTCGTACGCCACCTGCCCGTGCTCGCGCAAGGGTACCCCATGAGCTTGGCGGAGACGGCCTCGACGTTTGCCGAGATCGTCGTCCAGGACCGCCTCCTCGAGGAGGCTGCAGCAGAGGAACGCCTCTCCCTCCTCGACGACGTCCTCCGCCGGGCCGTCGCCTACTTCATGAACCTCCACGCGCGCTTTCTGTTCGAGGTGGAGTTTTACGCGCGCCGGCGCGAGGGGTTCGTCCCCCGCGAAGAACTCGACCGCCTGATGGAGGCGGCCCAGCGGCGGGCGTACCGCGAAAGCTTGTCCTCCTACCACCCCCTCTTTTGGTTTTCCAAGCTGCACTTCTACCTCACAGACGTCCCCTTCTACAACTTTCCCTACACGTTTGGATACCTCTTTGCCCACCTCCTCCACCACACCTACCTGGAAGCGCCCGCGTCCTTTGCCGACCGCTACCGCGACCTCCTGCGAGACAGCGGACGGCTGCCCGTAGAGACGATCGCCCAAAAGCATTTGGGCCTCGACCTCACCGACGAAGGCGTCTGGCGCCGGGCGGCGCGGCACGCCGTGCGCCACGTGGAGGCCTTCCTCCAAGAAGCGAGGAAATAAGGGGCGCGCACCTCCTTCGAAAGCGCGAAATGGGAGACGTGCGCTCCTCCTTCGGAAGCGCAAAGATGAGACACGCGCGCACCTCCCTTCGAAAGCGCAAAGACGGGACGCCCGCGCTTCCCGCCCCGTCCGCGTGGAGACGGAAGAGTTGGGCTTCCCGTCAGCGCAAGTTCAGAGGGACCACACCCCTCCGAGAGTGCAAAGGAGGTAGGGCTGGGAAAAAACCTTTCCCTTCGTGTTTACCGTGTTTTCTAAGGGAACTCTAAGCTTCCTCGGGTACGATGAAGGCGGACGGGGGGAAACCCCCTCCCCAACTTCGAAAACTACCCGAGGAGGTACATCCATGCTCGAGGCAAAAAAGGCGATCGTTGCTGGTCTAATCGTCCTGGGAATCGGCGCCCTCGGCGGAACGGCCTACGCCCTCTGCGGGCAGTCGGGCAAGGCCGAACCCAAAGGAACGTCCTACGCCGTCGAAAACGCGGCGCAAGGTGCCGCGACTTCCCCGAACGCCCACCAGTACCGCGCGCAAACCCGCGCGACGGACCCGAGTCAGCAACCGACGACTGGCACAGGGCAAGGGACGGAAGCACCCACCGCGCCGGTTGACAGCGCCCCCGCGACCTCCCAAGAAGGAGACGTGGCCATGGTCGCCCACATCGGTGCCCTAAACGATCCGGACCTCGACCTCGCCAAGATGCTCACCTACGCGATCCAGGACGAGTACATCGCCCATGCCGAGTACACCAAGATCCTCGAGACATACGGCACCGTGAACCCCTTTGCCAACATCCGCGAAGCCGAGGCACAGCACATCGCGCTTCTTACGCCTCTCCTCGAAAAGTACGGCGTCCCGGTTCCGGATCGGGCGAGCATCTCCGCCTACGTGTCCGTGCCCCCGTCCCTCCGAGATGCGGCCCTCACCGGCGTGCAAGCCGAGATCGACAACATCGCCATGTACGACCGCTTCTTGAGCGACCCGACCCTTCCCGCCGACGTGCGGGACGCCTTCCTCAAGCTCAAGAGCGCCTCGACGAACCACCTCGCGGCCTTCGAACGCGCGGCGGCGCGGTACTAAACAGCTCGACCAAGCAGTGGGAAACGGCTTGTGCAGGTGCTGCAAAGACCGTCGAAGGCGTAGACCGAAAGCGCAAAATCCGAAAAAAGGCCACCGGCCCAAAATGCCGGTGGCCTTTTGCGGTGTGGACCCGTACCGTACTACCCGTGCTTGCGAACTTTCGCGTCTGGTGGAGGTCCCGCCTCTTCCGTCCCGGTGCTGCCGTTCAGCGCCCGGCAAACGCTCTTTCCCGTGCTCCAAAGTCCGGAGGCCGCAAGTCCTACGACGAGCCCTTGGGCAACGGCCTGTGCGAGGGGCGAAGACTGTGTATACATCCAAAGCAGGCTCCCCACAACGCCCAACGCCACGGCGAGAACTCCCGCCCAGCGCGAAGGAAAGCCGAGACGCTTGGCGAGCTCCACGAGGCCGAGGATGAGCGGAACCGCGGGAACTCCCCACCACACCCACTCCTGCGGCACGACGATCCCCCCCATCTCCTTTACCACGGCGTTGCCGCAGTAAAGTCGCTCTAGAGCTATGCGGGGGGAGACCAAAGGTTTCGGACCGGCAACCCGGAGCGGGTGCGGAAAGGGACACCCCTTTCTTTACGCCGGACGAATGGCTACAATAGGATTCGGATATGTGAATGTGATCACAATAACTTACTCGGAAGACCGCAGCCTACGTGCGGAAGTTCCGGAAACCGCGGCACACGAGAAATGACCTTACGTCAAACCGAGGAGTCGAGCAAGGAGGGAGACGGCATTGCGGCATTGCGGCATGTGCGGCAAGTGAGCTCGTAAGGAAACTTTCGCCGAAACCCTGAAACCCTAGCAAGTCGAAGCAGGGGGGAATCCGCCGTGGTGCAAGAATTCGACGTCCTCGTCCTCGGTGGAGGATACGCAGGGCTCCTCGCTGCCCTGCGCTTGGGGAAGCGCCTTGCGGGAAAGCCCTTTCGCGTTGGCCTTGTGGACCGCAACCCGTACCACACGCTGGTGACCGAACTCCACCGGGTGGCGGCGGGCACCGCTTCACCGACCGCCGTACGGATCCCCTTCGCCAAAATCCTTAAGGACAAGCCCGTTTCCTTCGTCCGGGCGGAAGTCCACGCACTCGACCTCCGGGAACGTCGCGTGGACACTTCCGCGGGGGCACTACACTACAAGATCCTCCTCGTCGCCTTAGGGGGAGAGGCAGAAACATACGGGATCCCCGGGGTAGCGGAACACGCCCTTTCGGCCACTGCCCTCGCTCCGGCAAGGCTTTTCCGCTACCGCTTAGAGCACAACCTCGCACGCTACGCGTACACGCAGGACGACGCCTTCCGCACGGTCGTCATCGGAGGGGCGGGGTTTACGGGAGTGGAGCTCGCGGGCGAACTGGCGTTCCGCGCCCCCGACTTCCGCGAGGCCTTCGACCTTCCGGATACGGAAGGCGGGCTTCGGATCTTCGTCGCCGAGGCGACAGATCGGGCTCTCCCGCCCTTTCCCGAGGAGCTCGGCCGCTACGCTGCCCGCCGTTTGGCGGAACGCGGCGTACGCTTCCTCTTCGGCAGCCCGTTCCGCGAAGTTCGCGAGGAGGGGGTGCTCCTGGGTGACGGAACCTTCCTCCCCGCACGGACGGTCGCCTGGTGTGGGGGCGTGCGCGCTCCGGAAGTCCTCCGCCGTGCGGGATTTCCCATACAAAACGGTCGCATTCCCGTCGGCAACGACCTCAGGGTTCCCGGGTTCGAAGACGTGTTCGCCGTGGGGGACGTCGCCTTCTTCGTCGACGAGGATCTGGGTCCCCTTCCCCCCACGGCGCAGACGGCGATTCAAATGGGTCCACAAGCCGCGGAAAACGCCGCCGCTCTCCTCACCGGCGGGAGCGTACAGCCGCTTCGCGCGAAAAACCGCGGAGCGGTGGCGACGCTTGGGCCTCAGGATGCCGTAGGTTGCCTGTACGGACGCTACCGGATCTACGGTCGCTTGGCCTTTTGGACGAAGCGGGCGATCGAGATGCGCTACCTCGCCATCCTCCGACGCGAGGCGGGGTGGTATACGCCGTAAACGCCCGTGGCGCGCCCCCGGCTCGTCTCGCGAAGCGGACGGCGGCGGAAGCGTCCCTCAACCTCCGAAGGAGAGGTAGATCAGGGCAAAGAGCCCGGCGAGGATGCAGTAGATCCCAAAAGGTCGGAAGGCCTTGACCTCGTGCGCGTGGAAATAGCGCATAAGCAGCCAGACGCTCACCGTTGCCGCGATCCCCGCAGAAATCCCCCCGAGAATCGCAGGAACGAGGAGGTGGTTGAGGTCCGCGTGAAGGAGCTTGGGGACTTCGAGGATCCCGGCACCGAGGATGATCGGCGTGGCGAGGAGGAAGGAAAAGCGGGCTGCTGCCTCATAGCTCAATCCGGCAAAGATCCCGGCCACCATCGTCATCCCCGAACGGGAAAACCCTGGGATGAGGGCGAGGCTCTGGGCGAGGCCGATGAGGGTGCTCTTTCCGTAGGAAAGGCGGACGATTTCCTCGTCGAGCATCTCGCGCCCGGAAATCCCCCGGCTCTTTTCCACGGCGAGTGCCCGCCGACGGTCCGAGAGGATGAGCACGAGCCCGTTCACCATGAGAAAGAACGCCGCACTCGTACCCG is from Brockia lithotrophica and encodes:
- a CDS encoding NAD(P)/FAD-dependent oxidoreductase; its protein translation is MVQEFDVLVLGGGYAGLLAALRLGKRLAGKPFRVGLVDRNPYHTLVTELHRVAAGTASPTAVRIPFAKILKDKPVSFVRAEVHALDLRERRVDTSAGALHYKILLVALGGEAETYGIPGVAEHALSATALAPARLFRYRLEHNLARYAYTQDDAFRTVVIGGAGFTGVELAGELAFRAPDFREAFDLPDTEGGLRIFVAEATDRALPPFPEELGRYAARRLAERGVRFLFGSPFREVREEGVLLGDGTFLPARTVAWCGGVRAPEVLRRAGFPIQNGRIPVGNDLRVPGFEDVFAVGDVAFFVDEDLGPLPPTAQTAIQMGPQAAENAAALLTGGSVQPLRAKNRGAVATLGPQDAVGCLYGRYRIYGRLAFWTKRAIEMRYLAILRREAGWYTP
- a CDS encoding M3 family oligoendopeptidase yields the protein MSDILDPKPDESPMRWDLDAIFPGGSRSEVYRDFLRDLERDVRAFAERLSRDEPSLAELVESWEDLAARLREAAAFAECLTAQDVHDAEATALSLWVREIAAKFEAALADVDRILLAADEAAFRAFLEDPAGGEARRAIAPVLEERRRRAAQKLPPEQERLVAALGADGYHGWHAVYAEVAGRIRIEVEHDGCRETLSVAQAQNRLEDPERAVRERVFAAYERAWDSLAHVGAQILNHLAGYRLTLYRLRGWDDFLREPLEMNRLTRPTLEAMWAAVEAEKPTLVRYLKAKADLLGLEALAWYDVDAPVLRRPSAEEQKVPYAEARRTIVRNFSAVDPEWGALALRAFREGWIEAEDRPGKRAGGFCTSFPITGVSRIFLTYGGTKGSFATLAHELGHAYHQWVVRHLPVLAQGYPMSLAETASTFAEIVVQDRLLEEAAAEERLSLLDDVLRRAVAYFMNLHARFLFEVEFYARRREGFVPREELDRLMEAAQRRAYRESLSSYHPLFWFSKLHFYLTDVPFYNFPYTFGYLFAHLLHHTYLEAPASFADRYRDLLRDSGRLPVETIAQKHLGLDLTDEGVWRRAARHAVRHVEAFLQEARK
- a CDS encoding undecaprenyl-diphosphate phosphatase, with the translated sequence MALWQVILFAVLQGITELFPVSSVAHAVLLPAILHWNITKEGLLPFTVMLHLGTAFALFFFFWPEWRDLILAVISPGRWQTAEGKRMLRLLLRLVVATVPAAAIGFLFEKALSLHFPSGTSAAFFLMVNGLVLILSDRRRALAVEKSRGISGREMLDEEIVRLSYGKSTLIGLAQSLALIPGFSRSGMTMVAGIFAGLSYEAAARFSFLLATPIILGAGILEVPKLLHADLNHLLVPAILGGISAGIAATVSVWLLMRYFHAHEVKAFRPFGIYCILAGLFALIYLSFGG
- a CDS encoding ferritin-like domain-containing protein; its protein translation is MLEAKKAIVAGLIVLGIGALGGTAYALCGQSGKAEPKGTSYAVENAAQGAATSPNAHQYRAQTRATDPSQQPTTGTGQGTEAPTAPVDSAPATSQEGDVAMVAHIGALNDPDLDLAKMLTYAIQDEYIAHAEYTKILETYGTVNPFANIREAEAQHIALLTPLLEKYGVPVPDRASISAYVSVPPSLRDAALTGVQAEIDNIAMYDRFLSDPTLPADVRDAFLKLKSASTNHLAAFERAAARY